Sequence from the Ancalomicrobiaceae bacterium S20 genome:
GATGCGGCCGGCGACGCCCTCGCCCGCCGGCAGGACCAGAACACCCTCGGGCCTTATGCAGATGTCGACCGGCGCGCCGCGCGTCACGCTCTCGGCCGGGTGCCGGCCGAACGGGCTCTCGGCCTCGCCGTCGCCGGCGGTGCCCTCGATCACGTTGATCTCGGAGAAGAAGCGCGCGACGAACAGTTCGGCCGGCTTGTGATAGAGGTCGTGCGCGGTGCCGACCTGCACGAGCCGGCCCTTGCGCATCAGGGCGATCCGATCGCCCATGCGCATGGCCTCCTCCGGATCGTGGGTGACGACCACGGCGGTCGCGCGCGTCTCGCGCAAGACCGCAAGCGTCTCGTCGCGGACGCTGTCCCGAAGCCGGCGATCGAGCCCGGAGAACGGCTCGTCCATCAGCAGCACCGACGGGCGCGGCGCCACCGCGCGGGCGAGCGCCACGCGCTGCTGTTCGCCGCCCGAGAGCTCGTGCGGATAGTCGAAGGCGTAGCCCTCGAGCCCGACGCGGCCGAGCGCCAGCAGCGCCTCGCGCTCGGCATCGGCACGCGGCAGCGCGGTCAGGCCGAACATGACGTTCTCGATGATCGTCATGTGCGGGAACAGCGCGTAATCCTGGAACACGAGCCCGATGCCGCGCTTCTCCGGCGCGACGAAGACCCCCGGTCCGGCGATCTCGCGATCGTCGACCAGCACGCGGCCGCCCGACTGCCGTTCGACGCCGGCCGCGATCCGAAGCAGCGTGGTCTTGCCGCAACCGGACTGGCCGAGCAAACACAGCACCTCTCCCGGCTCGACCGTCAGGCTGACGTCCTTGACCGAAGCCATGCCGTCATAGTGATGGCTGACGGTCTCGAAGGTCAGACGGCCCGCGATCACCGCGGCTGCGCGCGGCGGCGGCACCACGGCCCGGCGCGCGGCGGCCTCGGTCATCGGCGATGGGGGATCGAGCAGCGGCATCGGCTTAGCGGTCCTGTTCCTCGTCGTCTTGGCCCTCGTCCGGCATCTCGGAACCCGTCTCGCCGTCGCGCTCGCTTTCCATCAGCGCGACGAGGTCGGTCTCCTCGAGCGGTTCCTCGTCGTCGGTCAGGCCAGCCTGATCGGACGGGATCGGCACATGGAAGCCGGCCGGGATCTGGCCGTCGAGCAGGCCGGCGCCCTTCAGTTCCTCGAGCCCCGGCAGATCCTGGATCGCCTCCAGGCCGAAATGGACAAGGAAGCCCTCCGTGGTGCCGTAGGTCACCGGCCGGCCCGGCGTGCGGCGGCGGCCGCGCATGCGGATGAAGCCGGCGGCGAGCAGCACGTCGAGCGTGCCCTTCGACATGGTCACGCCGCGGATCGCCTCGATCTCGGCGCGCGTGACCGGCTGGTGATAGGCGATGATCGCCAGCGTCTCCAGCGTGGCGCGCGACAGCTTGCGCTGCTCGACCGCCTCGCGGTGGAGCAGGAAGGCGAGATCGTCGGCGGTGCGGAACTGCCACTTGCCGGCGACACGGACCAGGTTGACGCCGCGGCCGGCATAATCCTCGCCGAGCCGATCCAGAATCGCGCGGATATCTGCTCCCTCGGGCAGGCGTTCGGCGAGAACGTCCTCGCCGAGCGGCGCGTCGGAGGCGAACAGCAGCGCCTCGACCACGCGCGCGGCGATGCGTTCGTCGATGATGCCGCCCGTCGACGGGGCGCGGTCGCTCGCGGCCGCGGAGGCATCGCCCGCAGCGTCAAGCGTCGTCGCGTCGTCCTCGGCCGGCGCCGTCGTCATCGTCCATCCCCGGCTCGGCCCCGTCCGTCTCGACGTCGTCGAGCGGCGCGGGGGCGATGTCATCGTCTCCGGCTCCGTCAATAGCGGAAGCGCGGTCGCGGAGATAGATCGGT
This genomic interval carries:
- a CDS encoding ABC transporter ATP-binding protein codes for the protein MTEAAARRAVVPPPRAAAVIAGRLTFETVSHHYDGMASVKDVSLTVEPGEVLCLLGQSGCGKTTLLRIAAGVERQSGGRVLVDDREIAGPGVFVAPEKRGIGLVFQDYALFPHMTIIENVMFGLTALPRADAEREALLALGRVGLEGYAFDYPHELSGGEQQRVALARAVAPRPSVLLMDEPFSGLDRRLRDSVRDETLAVLRETRATAVVVTHDPEEAMRMGDRIALMRKGRLVQVGTAHDLYHKPAELFVARFFSEINVIEGTAGDGEAESPFGRHPAESVTRGAPVDICIRPEGVLVLPAGEGVAGRIVSRRFLGEVDLYEIAVQGLEKPIKARVRGGQSLRPGRDVGLGVEPSDVLVFPRRPTRPI
- the scpB gene encoding SMC-Scp complex subunit ScpB; translated protein: MTTAPAEDDATTLDAAGDASAAASDRAPSTGGIIDERIAARVVEALLFASDAPLGEDVLAERLPEGADIRAILDRLGEDYAGRGVNLVRVAGKWQFRTADDLAFLLHREAVEQRKLSRATLETLAIIAYHQPVTRAEIEAIRGVTMSKGTLDVLLAAGFIRMRGRRRTPGRPVTYGTTEGFLVHFGLEAIQDLPGLEELKGAGLLDGQIPAGFHVPIPSDQAGLTDDEEPLEETDLVALMESERDGETGSEMPDEGQDDEEQDR